Proteins co-encoded in one Bacillus paramycoides genomic window:
- a CDS encoding YjjG family noncanonical pyrimidine nucleotidase, translating into MKKYKTLLFDVDDTLLDFQKAEKTALRMLFEEKGMSLTSEIEAQYKKINKSLWTAFEEGEINRDEVVNTRFSILFKEYGEEVDGILFEYNYRNYLEEGNHLIQGAFEFINQIQGEYDLYIVTNGVSKTQDKRLRNAGLHSMFKDIFVSEDTGYQKPMKEYFDYVFERIPNFSPEEGLIIGDSLSADIKGGYVAGIDTCWFNPEKKSNHSEIMPTYEVQNFEELYALLKQHV; encoded by the coding sequence ATGAAAAAATACAAAACACTATTATTTGATGTAGATGATACATTGTTAGATTTTCAAAAGGCGGAAAAAACGGCGTTACGTATGCTTTTTGAAGAGAAAGGGATGTCTCTAACTAGCGAGATTGAAGCGCAATATAAAAAAATTAATAAAAGTCTTTGGACCGCTTTTGAAGAAGGTGAAATAAATCGTGATGAAGTCGTAAATACACGATTTTCGATTTTGTTTAAAGAATACGGGGAAGAAGTAGATGGGATATTATTCGAATATAATTATCGCAACTACTTAGAGGAAGGGAATCACCTCATACAAGGTGCATTTGAATTTATAAATCAAATTCAAGGAGAGTATGATTTATATATAGTGACAAACGGTGTTTCTAAAACGCAAGATAAACGTTTGCGTAATGCAGGATTACATTCAATGTTTAAAGATATTTTTGTTTCTGAAGATACAGGTTATCAAAAGCCAATGAAGGAGTATTTTGATTATGTTTTTGAGCGAATTCCTAATTTTTCTCCTGAAGAAGGGCTCATTATTGGGGATTCGTTAAGCGCTGATATTAAAGGTGGATATGTAGCGGGAATTGATACTTGTTGGTTTAATCCAGAAAAGAAATCAAATCATAGCGAGATTATGCCAACATATGAAGTGCAAAATTTTGAAGAATTATATGCACTGTTGAAGCAGCATGTGTAA
- a CDS encoding transcriptional regulator YeiL: protein MKVSKNSEEISHYIQTYNFHTLFSFDILPYAELHSFQEREKICNEGVHVPYLYYLISGKAKIYMSHKNGKISLINFIQAPSFIGELGLIGVESVTKTVEVIEDCICLALPLKDCQHLLLQDATFLQKLCKFIGKKTITRTESYAKNNSYPFESRLAAFILLTEQNNSYTEKHTEVSEYLNVSYRHLLYVLNQFCQQHYLKKDGRTYYIQDRMQLEKLADELKI from the coding sequence ATGAAAGTCAGCAAAAATAGCGAAGAAATCTCTCATTACATACAAACTTACAACTTCCATACTCTCTTTTCTTTTGACATCTTACCGTATGCTGAACTACATTCCTTTCAGGAGAGAGAAAAGATATGTAATGAAGGGGTTCATGTTCCTTATCTTTATTACTTAATTTCCGGGAAAGCAAAAATATATATGAGTCACAAAAACGGAAAGATCTCCTTAATTAACTTTATTCAAGCACCTTCGTTCATTGGGGAATTAGGATTAATTGGCGTGGAATCCGTCACGAAAACGGTGGAAGTAATCGAAGATTGTATATGCTTAGCGCTTCCTCTTAAAGATTGTCAGCATCTTTTGTTACAAGATGCTACCTTTCTACAGAAACTATGCAAATTTATCGGTAAAAAAACAATTACCCGAACAGAAAGTTATGCTAAAAATAATAGTTATCCATTCGAAAGCCGTTTAGCGGCATTTATTCTATTAACAGAACAAAATAACAGTTATACAGAAAAACATACCGAGGTCTCGGAATATTTAAATGTCAGCTACCGCCATCTTTTATATGTATTAAACCAATTTTGCCAACAACACTATTTAAAAAAAGACGGAAGAACCTATTACATACAAGATCGAATGCAATTGGAAAAACTGGCTGACGAACTTAAAATATAA